A stretch of Puniceicoccus vermicola DNA encodes these proteins:
- the meaB gene encoding methylmalonyl Co-A mutase-associated GTPase MeaB, producing MSEGDSKPEWTPKGADPAFFTTTVRKGNSEQKGGRLGNSFARLRSKLPDPEWLIEGVLAGDRMRLARAITLVESKAPAHLEVAREVLTACLPHAGKARRIGISGVPGAGKSTFIEAFGLRVCERGEKIAVLAVDPSSSRSGGSVLGDKTRMELLSRHPNSFIRPSPSAGTLGGVASRTKEAMILVEAAGYGTVLVETVGVGQSEIAVRSLVDFFLLLQIAGAGDELQGIKKGVIEIADAIAVNKADGDNITRARSARGEYGRILHFLEPYTEGWEPKAMTCSAISGKGLERIENLITDFLEKTKASGVHENERRRQNVEWFRTLLKETVLNRFFADEATKTRVEDFEKQVADGTLPVSSAVESAIQ from the coding sequence ATGAGTGAAGGGGACTCCAAACCCGAATGGACACCCAAGGGCGCCGATCCGGCGTTCTTCACCACTACGGTGAGAAAGGGCAATTCCGAGCAGAAGGGAGGACGCCTGGGCAACAGCTTTGCCCGGTTGCGATCTAAGCTTCCGGATCCGGAATGGCTCATCGAGGGCGTTCTCGCGGGGGATCGCATGCGGCTTGCCCGCGCGATCACCCTCGTCGAGAGCAAGGCACCGGCCCACCTTGAAGTCGCCCGTGAGGTTTTGACTGCCTGCCTTCCCCACGCGGGGAAGGCTCGGCGGATCGGGATCTCCGGCGTGCCCGGTGCGGGGAAGAGTACCTTCATTGAAGCCTTCGGCCTGCGGGTGTGTGAACGGGGCGAGAAGATTGCCGTCCTCGCCGTCGATCCCTCCAGCTCCCGGAGCGGGGGGAGCGTCTTGGGCGACAAGACTCGGATGGAGCTGCTCAGTCGTCATCCGAACTCCTTCATCCGCCCATCGCCATCCGCCGGCACCCTCGGGGGAGTCGCCTCCCGCACGAAGGAGGCGATGATTCTCGTTGAGGCGGCAGGCTACGGAACCGTCCTCGTCGAAACCGTGGGGGTGGGGCAGAGCGAGATCGCCGTCCGCTCTCTCGTTGATTTCTTCCTCCTCCTACAGATTGCCGGTGCCGGAGACGAGCTTCAGGGCATCAAGAAGGGAGTCATCGAAATCGCCGACGCGATCGCCGTGAACAAAGCCGATGGCGACAACATTACCCGTGCCCGGTCCGCCCGGGGCGAATATGGACGCATCCTTCATTTCCTCGAGCCTTACACCGAAGGCTGGGAACCCAAGGCCATGACCTGCTCGGCCATTTCTGGCAAAGGACTCGAACGCATCGAGAACCTCATCACCGATTTCCTCGAGAAAACAAAAGCGAGTGGGGTGCACGAGAACGAACGCCGTCGGCAGAACGTCGAGTGGTTCCGCACCTTGCTCAAAGAAACGGTCCTCAACCGCTTCTTCGCCGATGAGGCCACCAAGACCCGCGTCGAAGACTTCGAAAAACAAGTCGCCGACGGAACCCTGCCCGTAAGCTCCGCCGTCGAATCCGCCATCCAGTAA
- a CDS encoding DUF6694 family lipoprotein has translation MKKTKYLALSLVLIFFASCSKPTIDTSSGIALEDSVDLVSESLPKNEQDNFARAIVYISIHNSDYLEPAFKRKEKLNGMSGTQVIEYYKELRIKEENAINGMNALRSIISGCWQYFLETGKSEVTLKELLDEEAYVSENATNWIEQNNYPLDTKYTEDQKELFFKLPSGVELKMDF, from the coding sequence ATGAAGAAAACAAAATATCTCGCCCTAAGTCTCGTGCTTATTTTCTTTGCCTCGTGCAGCAAACCAACAATCGACACATCGAGCGGAATAGCTCTAGAAGATTCTGTGGATTTGGTCTCAGAATCCTTGCCCAAAAACGAACAAGATAATTTCGCAAGAGCTATCGTGTATATTTCAATACACAATTCAGACTACTTGGAACCAGCGTTCAAGCGGAAGGAAAAGCTTAACGGTATGAGTGGAACTCAGGTAATCGAGTATTATAAAGAGCTTAGGATAAAAGAAGAAAACGCAATCAACGGTATGAATGCCCTTCGATCCATAATTTCCGGCTGCTGGCAGTATTTTTTAGAGACTGGGAAGAGTGAGGTCACATTGAAAGAACTGCTAGATGAAGAAGCTTACGTTTCAGAAAATGCTACCAATTGGATTGAGCAGAATAATTACCCACTAGACACGAAATACACAGAGGATCAGAAAGAGCTGTTCTTTAAGCTCCCCAGCGGAGTTGAGCTTAAAATGGACTTCTAA
- a CDS encoding biotin/lipoyl-containing protein: MKKLRVTVDGKSYEVEVEILEEIGGASSAPAAARPARPAAAAAAAPAPAAAAPKPIAGDGEVPSPLSAVVVSVEVKPGDQVNEGDQLITLEAMKMNTLVTAPASGTVGEILVGAGDAVEEGQALLKLS, encoded by the coding sequence ATGAAGAAACTCCGAGTCACTGTTGACGGCAAAAGCTACGAGGTTGAGGTCGAGATCCTCGAAGAAATCGGTGGAGCCAGCTCCGCACCAGCCGCTGCCCGTCCCGCACGTCCTGCAGCCGCCGCGGCGGCTGCCCCGGCTCCCGCTGCAGCGGCACCGAAGCCCATCGCTGGTGATGGTGAAGTGCCCAGCCCGCTTTCCGCGGTCGTGGTATCTGTCGAGGTCAAGCCCGGCGACCAAGTCAACGAAGGCGATCAGCTCATCACGCTGGAAGCCATGAAGATGAACACGCTCGTCACGGCTCCGGCTTCCGGCACGGTCGGCGAGATCCTCGTCGGTGCTGGTGACGCCGTGGAAGAGGGCCAGGCTCTCCTGAAACTCTCCTAA
- a CDS encoding methylmalonyl-CoA mutase family protein, with amino-acid sequence MSEETNTTNEMKTLLDEFPRPSYADWKSAAEALLKGAPFEKKMLTKTVEGITLQPIYRKESVEGLPHLADMPGAVASPRSSQSAGYLDAPWDSVQEITAGDPAEYNKQLLDALQKGQTGAMISLDMATSLLHDPSEAGEGEVGACGLSLAQLADLKKALAGVVSEAISIHFKPGCAVVPMAAFLAAWCEENEVDPVKLRGAFHADPIGHWVGAGALPIPYDSMMDQLKAAFDLLDGVLPNFGLVGCSGIPFHMAGGSAVDELALVLAESVEYIRQLGKRGIAAADVAKRTVFTFSLGSNFFMELAKIRAARIAWARIQESFGIEEPTPMRATGRTGRFNKTTFDPYVNMLRTTTESFCGVLGGLEALTIGTFDECVRESDAFAQRIARNTHTILAEECELTRVVDPAGGSWYVESLTDEVVKAAWSRFQEIEAEGGIAEAFRKGKVAEMCGQSRADQQKRLNQRRFSLIGTNVYANLTEKLLDPRLPDYRGLVEERSAAVKEHPELKVDLEDSVSLVDAARMGATVGDFRRALLPEVGVFEEVPALTHHRLAENFEYLRKGAFAFEEKNGTPPKLYLVNLGPLRKHKIRADFTRGFFSSGGFDIEYPNGFDDADAAAEAFVASGSRVAVICGVDDQYAEMFVPFAKALKQKAPDCTVVLAGHPGDKEASFREAGMDTFIWIKSDNYETNREMLEKAGVAIGAAS; translated from the coding sequence ATGAGCGAAGAAACTAATACTACCAACGAGATGAAGACTCTTCTCGATGAGTTCCCACGCCCGTCCTATGCGGATTGGAAATCAGCCGCAGAGGCCCTCTTGAAAGGAGCACCATTCGAGAAGAAAATGCTCACTAAGACGGTGGAGGGGATTACCCTGCAGCCGATCTACCGCAAGGAGTCGGTCGAAGGTCTTCCGCACCTCGCCGATATGCCGGGAGCGGTCGCCAGTCCGCGCTCGTCCCAGTCGGCGGGTTATTTGGACGCTCCGTGGGATTCGGTTCAGGAAATTACCGCCGGAGATCCGGCCGAGTATAACAAGCAACTGCTCGACGCCCTGCAAAAGGGCCAGACGGGTGCCATGATCTCCCTCGATATGGCCACCTCGCTCCTGCATGACCCATCCGAAGCAGGAGAGGGCGAGGTCGGTGCCTGCGGTCTATCACTCGCTCAACTCGCCGACCTCAAGAAGGCTCTGGCAGGAGTGGTTTCCGAAGCGATTTCGATTCACTTCAAGCCCGGATGCGCGGTCGTCCCCATGGCTGCTTTTCTCGCCGCTTGGTGTGAAGAAAACGAAGTGGATCCGGTAAAGCTGCGCGGAGCCTTTCACGCCGACCCGATCGGACATTGGGTGGGGGCCGGCGCGCTGCCGATTCCTTACGACTCCATGATGGATCAGTTGAAGGCCGCCTTTGACCTTTTGGATGGCGTTCTGCCCAATTTCGGCCTCGTCGGCTGCTCGGGCATTCCCTTCCACATGGCCGGTGGATCTGCCGTGGACGAGCTCGCCTTGGTTTTGGCGGAGAGCGTCGAGTACATCCGCCAGCTCGGGAAGCGAGGAATCGCCGCCGCCGATGTGGCCAAGCGGACCGTTTTCACCTTCTCGCTGGGATCAAACTTCTTTATGGAGCTGGCGAAAATTCGTGCCGCCCGGATCGCTTGGGCCCGGATCCAGGAATCCTTTGGCATCGAAGAGCCAACTCCAATGCGCGCCACCGGACGCACCGGACGCTTCAACAAGACGACCTTCGACCCGTATGTAAACATGCTGCGGACGACGACCGAGTCGTTCTGTGGAGTTCTCGGCGGTCTCGAGGCTCTGACCATTGGCACTTTTGACGAGTGCGTTCGCGAGTCGGATGCCTTCGCGCAGAGAATCGCCCGCAACACCCACACCATTCTCGCCGAAGAGTGCGAATTGACCCGCGTGGTCGATCCGGCTGGCGGATCCTGGTATGTCGAATCTCTGACGGACGAAGTGGTGAAGGCGGCTTGGAGCCGATTCCAGGAAATTGAAGCCGAGGGCGGGATCGCCGAGGCCTTCCGCAAGGGGAAAGTCGCAGAGATGTGCGGCCAATCCCGGGCCGATCAGCAGAAACGCCTCAATCAGCGCCGCTTCTCTCTGATCGGGACGAACGTTTACGCCAACCTGACCGAGAAACTTCTCGACCCTCGACTGCCGGATTACCGCGGTCTGGTCGAAGAGCGCAGTGCCGCGGTCAAAGAGCACCCGGAACTGAAGGTGGACCTCGAAGATTCGGTTTCTCTCGTCGATGCCGCCCGCATGGGAGCCACCGTTGGGGATTTCCGCCGGGCTCTGCTTCCGGAAGTCGGCGTCTTTGAAGAAGTGCCGGCGCTCACCCATCATCGTCTCGCCGAAAACTTCGAATATCTTCGCAAGGGAGCGTTTGCTTTCGAGGAGAAGAACGGCACTCCGCCGAAACTCTACCTCGTCAACCTTGGACCACTGCGGAAGCACAAGATCCGGGCCGACTTCACCCGCGGTTTCTTTAGCTCGGGAGGATTCGACATCGAGTATCCCAACGGTTTTGACGATGCGGACGCCGCCGCCGAGGCCTTTGTCGCCTCCGGTTCACGGGTCGCCGTGATCTGCGGTGTCGACGATCAATACGCCGAGATGTTTGTTCCCTTTGCCAAAGCGCTGAAGCAAAAGGCTCCGGATTGCACCGTGGTTCTCGCCGGACATCCGGGAGACAAAGAGGCGTCGTTCCGTGAGGCCGGGATGGATACATTCATCTGGATCAAGAGTGACAACTACGAAACCAACCGGGAAATGCTTGAAAAAGCCGGAGTCGCCATCGGTGCAGCTTCGTAA
- the mce gene encoding methylmalonyl-CoA epimerase: MIQKIDHLGIAVRSLAETIPYYEKALGLHCHGTEEVESQGVKTAFFEAGDVHIELLEPTNPESPIAKFLDKNGEGIHHIAFATDDIKGQLTKASDEGIRLINQEPFEGAANKMVAFLHPKSTHGVLTELCMPKE, translated from the coding sequence ATGATTCAAAAAATCGATCATCTCGGAATTGCAGTCCGCAGCCTCGCGGAAACGATCCCTTACTATGAGAAGGCTCTTGGCCTCCACTGCCACGGAACCGAAGAAGTAGAGTCCCAAGGAGTAAAAACTGCTTTTTTTGAAGCTGGAGACGTTCATATTGAACTTTTGGAACCGACGAATCCGGAAAGCCCGATTGCCAAGTTCCTCGATAAAAATGGAGAAGGAATCCATCATATAGCGTTTGCGACCGATGACATCAAGGGGCAACTGACCAAGGCATCCGACGAAGGAATTCGCCTCATCAATCAGGAACCATTTGAAGGAGCCGCCAATAAGATGGTAGCCTTCCTCCATCCCAAGAGCACCCACGGAGTTCTCACCGAACTTTGCATGCCCAAGGAATAG
- a CDS encoding OadG family protein produces the protein MPMQLPIPIAAAESHTAINLVVTGFLFVVVVLMILAGITWLGGKYFAARDAAKPPLAKKTVKPPKTAAPAATASAAPSSNEGEHLTAVITAAIHVALQDQRFRVRSIRRMAPGWAQEGRRQIFSSHRLR, from the coding sequence ATGCCCATGCAACTACCGATTCCCATCGCGGCCGCCGAATCGCACACAGCGATCAACCTCGTGGTCACTGGATTTCTCTTCGTCGTCGTCGTCCTCATGATCCTCGCCGGGATCACATGGCTGGGAGGCAAATATTTTGCCGCCCGCGACGCCGCGAAACCGCCGTTGGCCAAGAAAACCGTGAAGCCGCCCAAAACGGCGGCCCCAGCGGCTACTGCCAGCGCGGCTCCATCATCCAACGAGGGCGAACACCTGACCGCGGTCATCACCGCAGCGATTCACGTGGCCCTTCAGGACCAACGCTTCCGCGTCCGCTCAATCCGGCGCATGGCACCCGGTTGGGCCCAGGAAGGTCGACGCCAGATCTTCTCTTCGCACCGCCTTCGTTAA
- a CDS encoding acyl-CoA carboxylase subunit beta has product MAIDPKLLEELKNRREKARKAGGEAKLEKRKAKGLLSARERLERFFEPGTFQEFSMHASHQCTNFGMAKVELPTDGVITGTGYVDGRPVAAYSQDFTVGGGALGSIHAKKICDLMEFAHENGMPVVGVNDSGGARIQEGVDSLSGYGKVFFKNVYLSGVVPQVAVIAGPCAGGAAYSPALTDFLIMTRENANMFICGPGVIQSATGEKASLDQFATAAAHASVSGNIHLIADDDGHAMDLAGELLSYLPSNNLQDPPHEPTEQVSQGKDPGMNDLVPGDSKTPFDVHEVIQRLVDDANYFEIMPDFARSLVTCFARIDGIVVGIIANQPMVKAGTLDIDSSDKGARFIRTCNIYNIPLVNLVDVPGFMPGLAQERGGIIRHGAKLLFAYAASTVPKITLIMRKAYGGAYLAMCSSDLGADQVFAWPTAEIAVMGAEGAVKVLYRKELEKAEDPKAREEELRAEYRDKFASPYQAAEKAMITDVIEPSESRAVISLALRNTLNKRDSRPPKKHGNIPL; this is encoded by the coding sequence ATGGCTATTGATCCTAAATTACTTGAAGAACTAAAGAATCGCCGCGAAAAGGCCCGCAAGGCCGGCGGAGAGGCGAAACTGGAAAAACGCAAGGCCAAGGGCCTTCTATCCGCTCGCGAGCGGCTGGAACGCTTCTTCGAACCCGGCACCTTCCAGGAGTTCAGCATGCACGCTTCGCACCAGTGCACCAACTTCGGCATGGCGAAAGTCGAGCTGCCGACTGACGGTGTCATCACCGGCACCGGTTACGTCGATGGTCGCCCCGTAGCGGCTTACAGCCAAGACTTCACCGTTGGCGGAGGCGCACTCGGAAGCATCCATGCCAAGAAAATCTGCGACCTGATGGAATTCGCCCACGAAAACGGGATGCCCGTGGTCGGGGTGAACGATTCCGGCGGAGCCCGCATTCAGGAAGGAGTCGACTCCCTCTCCGGCTACGGAAAAGTCTTCTTCAAGAACGTCTATCTCTCTGGAGTGGTCCCGCAAGTCGCCGTCATCGCCGGCCCCTGTGCCGGAGGCGCCGCTTATTCGCCAGCCCTGACGGACTTCCTGATCATGACCCGCGAGAACGCCAACATGTTCATCTGCGGACCGGGAGTGATCCAATCCGCTACTGGGGAAAAGGCCTCGCTGGATCAATTCGCCACCGCCGCAGCGCACGCTTCGGTCAGCGGAAACATCCACCTGATCGCCGACGATGACGGACACGCGATGGACCTCGCAGGCGAGCTCCTCAGCTACCTCCCCTCCAACAACTTGCAGGATCCTCCCCACGAGCCGACCGAACAGGTCAGCCAAGGCAAGGATCCCGGCATGAATGACCTCGTCCCCGGAGACTCCAAGACTCCGTTCGACGTTCACGAAGTCATCCAGCGCCTCGTCGACGATGCTAACTACTTCGAAATCATGCCCGATTTCGCCCGAAGCCTCGTCACCTGCTTTGCCCGGATCGACGGGATCGTCGTCGGCATCATCGCCAATCAGCCGATGGTGAAAGCCGGAACGCTCGACATCGATTCTTCCGATAAAGGCGCCCGCTTCATCCGCACCTGCAACATTTACAACATCCCGCTCGTCAACTTGGTCGACGTTCCCGGCTTCATGCCCGGTCTTGCCCAAGAGCGCGGCGGCATTATCCGCCACGGCGCGAAGTTGCTCTTTGCCTACGCGGCTTCGACGGTGCCGAAGATCACCTTGATCATGCGGAAAGCCTATGGCGGTGCCTACCTCGCGATGTGCAGCTCGGACCTCGGCGCCGACCAGGTCTTCGCTTGGCCCACCGCTGAAATCGCGGTCATGGGTGCGGAAGGCGCAGTGAAGGTGCTCTACCGCAAGGAGTTGGAAAAGGCCGAAGATCCGAAGGCCCGCGAAGAAGAACTCCGCGCCGAATACCGCGACAAGTTCGCCTCTCCTTACCAAGCCGCCGAGAAGGCAATGATCACCGACGTAATCGAGCCGTCCGAAAGCCGGGCCGTCATTTCGCTCGCACTGCGGAACACACTCAACAAACGGGATAGCCGTCCACCGAAGAAGCACGGGAACATCCCTCTCTGA
- a CDS encoding integron integrase, with amino-acid sequence MSKIVHFPRWAEILDQDDLPDRDRRSFAVTIRWYLSWCRQNSCGATVDSAREFIGWAAEEKSAQDWAVERWKVALRWFFRGAIRQNGGSQAGFPRQAHREAGHFDCYGRFGSKELSVNDASAEREEARTGEEEKILALMRRRGMALKTERTYMRWYRDFLRYNSSKKGFSMTGKGLKDYLDYLAMKRAVSSSTQKQALNSLVFVAREVFGLELGDIGDFVRAKNRKKIPVVMSKEETRRFFTELEGEKLLMARMQYAGGLRVSELMRLRIQDLDLERHQVVVRCGKGGKDRVAPLSGKLVDELREHLVSVRQIFDVDVQRSDLSGVHLPEALARRHSGAGRDWRWQWLWPSREISKDPRSGVLRRHHVLDRVYQAAVSAAGKRAGLNKRVTSHTLRHSFATHLLEAGTDIRTVQDLLGHKSVETTQIYLHVMQKPGAGVRSPLDSL; translated from the coding sequence ATGTCGAAAATCGTGCACTTTCCTCGGTGGGCCGAAATTCTGGACCAAGATGATTTACCGGATCGGGATCGGAGGAGTTTTGCGGTAACCATTCGGTGGTATCTGAGCTGGTGTCGCCAAAATAGTTGTGGAGCAACGGTTGATTCGGCCCGCGAGTTTATCGGGTGGGCGGCCGAGGAAAAATCCGCGCAGGATTGGGCGGTAGAGCGCTGGAAGGTGGCTTTGCGCTGGTTTTTTCGGGGAGCCATAAGGCAGAATGGGGGAAGTCAGGCGGGATTTCCCCGGCAGGCTCATCGGGAAGCGGGGCATTTTGATTGCTATGGCCGTTTCGGTAGCAAGGAGCTTTCGGTAAACGATGCCTCGGCCGAGCGCGAGGAAGCGAGAACGGGAGAGGAAGAGAAGATTCTGGCGCTAATGCGCAGACGAGGGATGGCATTGAAGACGGAACGAACTTATATGCGGTGGTATCGCGACTTTCTACGATACAACTCTTCGAAAAAGGGCTTCTCGATGACTGGCAAGGGTCTGAAAGATTATCTGGACTATCTGGCGATGAAACGGGCCGTCTCGTCTTCGACGCAAAAGCAAGCGCTCAATTCATTGGTTTTTGTGGCGAGAGAGGTCTTTGGTCTCGAGCTCGGAGATATTGGAGATTTTGTGAGGGCGAAGAATCGGAAGAAGATACCGGTTGTCATGAGTAAAGAGGAGACCCGGCGTTTTTTCACGGAGCTAGAGGGGGAGAAGCTTCTCATGGCGCGTATGCAGTATGCCGGAGGATTGCGGGTTTCTGAGCTGATGCGTTTGCGGATTCAGGATTTGGATCTCGAACGTCATCAAGTGGTCGTTCGATGCGGGAAAGGTGGTAAGGATCGGGTCGCGCCACTCTCCGGGAAACTGGTGGATGAATTGCGCGAACATTTGGTTTCAGTACGACAAATCTTTGATGTCGATGTGCAAAGAAGCGACTTGTCGGGCGTACATCTGCCGGAAGCGCTGGCGCGCCGTCATTCCGGTGCGGGGCGGGATTGGCGCTGGCAGTGGCTTTGGCCGAGTCGCGAAATCTCGAAGGATCCACGGTCGGGGGTTCTCCGTCGACATCATGTCTTGGATCGAGTTTACCAAGCGGCCGTGAGTGCTGCGGGAAAACGTGCCGGCCTGAACAAGCGGGTGACCAGTCACACCCTGCGGCATTCTTTCGCCACGCACCTGCTCGAAGCGGGCACGGATATCCGGACGGTCCAGGATCTTCTCGGACACAAGAGTGTGGAGACTACCCAGATTTATCTGCACGTGATGCAGAAGCCGGGAGCCGGGGTGAGGAGTCCGCTGGATTCGTTGTAA
- the scpA gene encoding methylmalonyl-CoA mutase — protein sequence MNNPDFTKIDVGTQAPEPMSREDWEKSVLEETGRPVSEWVSDTLEGFPVNPLYTEEDSEDYEHLDFTAGLPPYLRGPYATMYVFRPWTVRQYAGFSTAEESNAFYRRNLAAGQKGLSVAFDLATHRGYDSDHERVVSDVGKAGVAIDSILDMEVLFDSIPLDQVSVSMTMNGAVIPILAFYIVAGLEQGCELNQLSGTIQNDILKEFMVRNTYIYPPKPSMRIIGDIFEYTSQNMPKFNSISISGYHMQEAGATADLEMGYTLADGLEYLRTGTDAGLSVDAFAPRLSFFWAIGKDFFMEVAKMRAARMLWAKIVNQFGPKNPKSLALRTHSQTSGWSLTEQDPFNNVVRTCIEAMASATGHTQSLHTNALDEAIALPTDFSARIARNTQLFLQEETGICNVIDPWGGSYYVEALTHQLMHKAWAHIQECESLGGMTKAIEEGIPKLRIEEAAARRQARIDSGKETIVGLNKYRLDKEDPLDILDIDNTAVRLSQIKRLEKLRAERDDTAVKQALGAISDAAESGKGNLLELAVEAAKKRASLGEISDAMEGHFGRYRAQIRSVSGVYGREFGKSEKVDEVNQLVEKFEKAEGRRPRIMVAKMGQDGHDRGAKVVSSGYADLGFDVDIGPLFQTPEETARQAVENDCHVVAMSSLAAGHKTLLPALRGELEKLGRPDIMIVCGGVIPAQDYDFLYENGAAAIFGPGTVIPDSAKKILELLLQ from the coding sequence ATGAACAATCCCGATTTTACTAAGATCGACGTCGGAACCCAGGCCCCCGAGCCTATGAGCCGGGAGGACTGGGAGAAATCCGTTCTCGAAGAAACGGGCCGCCCCGTCTCCGAATGGGTCTCCGATACCCTCGAAGGTTTTCCCGTGAATCCGCTGTATACCGAGGAGGATAGCGAAGACTACGAGCACCTCGACTTCACCGCCGGCTTGCCTCCGTATCTGCGTGGGCCTTACGCCACGATGTATGTCTTCCGCCCCTGGACGGTTCGTCAATACGCCGGGTTCTCCACCGCTGAGGAGTCGAACGCGTTCTACCGGCGGAATCTTGCCGCCGGGCAGAAGGGGCTATCGGTCGCCTTTGACCTCGCCACCCACCGCGGTTACGACAGTGACCACGAGCGCGTCGTTTCCGATGTCGGAAAGGCTGGGGTCGCCATCGACTCCATCCTCGATATGGAGGTCCTCTTTGATAGCATCCCGCTCGATCAGGTCTCCGTCTCGATGACCATGAACGGGGCCGTGATTCCGATTCTGGCCTTCTACATCGTCGCCGGTCTCGAGCAGGGCTGCGAATTGAATCAACTCTCCGGAACGATTCAGAACGACATCCTGAAGGAGTTCATGGTGCGGAATACCTACATCTATCCGCCCAAGCCCTCCATGCGGATCATCGGCGACATCTTCGAGTATACCTCGCAGAACATGCCGAAGTTTAACAGCATCTCGATCTCCGGTTACCACATGCAGGAAGCCGGGGCCACCGCCGACCTCGAAATGGGGTACACCCTGGCCGACGGATTGGAATATCTCCGCACGGGAACGGACGCCGGCCTCTCGGTCGACGCCTTTGCCCCGCGCCTTTCCTTCTTCTGGGCCATCGGAAAAGACTTCTTCATGGAAGTCGCGAAGATGCGCGCCGCCCGCATGCTCTGGGCCAAGATCGTCAACCAGTTTGGGCCGAAGAACCCGAAGAGCCTAGCGCTCCGCACGCACTCGCAGACCAGTGGTTGGTCGCTGACTGAGCAGGATCCGTTCAACAACGTCGTTCGCACCTGCATCGAAGCCATGGCCTCGGCCACCGGTCACACGCAGTCGCTCCACACCAACGCCCTGGACGAAGCGATCGCGCTGCCGACCGATTTCTCGGCCCGCATCGCCCGGAACACCCAGCTCTTCCTTCAGGAAGAAACCGGGATCTGTAACGTCATCGACCCATGGGGCGGATCCTACTACGTCGAAGCCTTGACTCATCAGCTGATGCACAAGGCCTGGGCCCACATCCAGGAATGTGAATCGCTCGGCGGTATGACGAAGGCGATTGAAGAGGGGATTCCGAAGCTGCGCATCGAAGAAGCGGCAGCCCGTCGTCAGGCTCGTATCGACTCCGGCAAGGAGACCATCGTCGGCTTGAACAAGTACCGCCTCGATAAGGAAGATCCGCTCGATATTCTCGACATCGACAACACCGCCGTCCGTCTCTCCCAGATCAAGCGCCTCGAGAAACTCCGGGCCGAGCGGGACGACACCGCGGTGAAGCAAGCGTTGGGGGCGATCTCCGACGCTGCCGAATCGGGCAAGGGCAACCTTCTCGAGCTCGCCGTCGAAGCCGCGAAGAAACGCGCATCCCTCGGGGAAATCTCCGACGCGATGGAAGGACATTTTGGTCGCTATCGGGCGCAAATTCGCTCGGTATCGGGAGTCTATGGCAGGGAATTCGGAAAGAGTGAGAAAGTGGACGAAGTAAACCAACTCGTAGAAAAATTTGAAAAGGCCGAAGGGCGCCGCCCGCGCATCATGGTCGCGAAAATGGGGCAGGACGGTCACGATCGTGGGGCCAAAGTGGTCTCCTCCGGTTACGCGGACCTCGGTTTCGACGTCGACATCGGGCCGCTCTTCCAAACTCCGGAGGAAACCGCCCGTCAGGCCGTGGAGAACGACTGTCACGTCGTCGCCATGAGCTCCCTCGCTGCTGGACACAAGACCCTCTTGCCCGCCCTCCGCGGTGAGCTCGAGAAGCTCGGTCGTCCGGACATCATGATCGTCTGCGGTGGGGTCATTCCCGCTCAGGATTACGATTTCCTCTACGAAAACGGTGCCGCCGCGATCTTCGGTCCCGGAACGGTCATCCCGGATTCGGCGAAGAAGATTCTCGAGCTGCTTCTTCAATGA